From Mercenaria mercenaria strain notata chromosome 17, MADL_Memer_1, whole genome shotgun sequence, the proteins below share one genomic window:
- the LOC123537185 gene encoding neuronal acetylcholine receptor subunit alpha-10-like, with protein MIVLTITTVLAILPITCVAYTPSDAEALRAHLFTNYSTKDRPTNQTNIDINLGLMHITEFDIITQQLHCIGFITAMWDDDRLQWNATDYGDMQEFLTLLSDVWSPPLLINNAADEIKIMNDNEDLASSHVYLMPNGSVIWLTPANILAQCSVDIQFYPFDTQKCKIAITSLLFLERQVNLVSTATSVYYDLYEENGEWEISSSSIKDTKRVLIGNSMSAIEFSFHLKRKYSYYLLNMMLPVIFLAVMGPFVFMLPVESGEKIGFALTILLSLSVVMTIVSDSIPPTSTHVCILSVYLLLTFIVCSFETLGTVVTCKLHECSNKGEKLGKRMQKFARFLANVTFYRKKCKDDDKDEPGSSGALTQHDEENNCPKQLSKDELKSKAWENDHTNDQENQDCIQYDFDDLVYLFDTFQFYFFTILTMLITLISMIVLSAGGAASS; from the exons ATGATTGTGTTAACCATTACGACCGTTTTAG CGATTTTACCAATTACTTGTGTTGCATATACTCCATCAGATGCCGAAGCCTTGCGTGCGCACCTGTTTACTAATTATTCCACCAAGGACCGTCCGACCAATCAaacaaatattgatataaatttgGGTCTCATGCATATTACGGAATTT GATATCATCACCCAGCAGCTACACTGTATCGGATTTATAACTGCT ATGTGGGACGATGACCGCCTGCAGTGGAACGCTACAGACTACGGAGATATGCAAGAATTCTTAACTCTTCTTTCAGACGTATGGTCTCCGCCGCTGTTAATCAATAATGC AGCGGACGAAATAAAGATTATGAACGACAACGAAGATTTAGCGAGTTCTCATGTTTATTTGATGCCTAACGGAAGTGTGATATGGCTGACGCCAGCAAATATTTTAGCACAGTGCTCGGTTGACATCCAGTTCTACCCGTTTGAtacacaaaaatgtaaaattgcg ATAACATCCTTGTTATTTCTGGAAAGACAAGTAAATCTTGTTTCCACGGCAACATCCGTATATTACGATCTTTACGAAGAAAATGGCGAATGGGAGATCTCTAGCTCTTCTATAAAGGATACAAAAAG AGTGTTGATTGGGAACTCCATGTCTGCTATAGAATTTAGTTTCCATCTGAAGAGAAAATATTCCTATTATTTATTGAATATGATGTTACCAGTTATATTTCTGGCAGTGATGGGACCCTTTGTGTTCATGCTTCCGGTAGAGAGTGGGGAAAAGATTGGCTTTGCACTGACAATTCTTTTGTCTTTGTCAGTTGTCATGACAATTGTGTCCGACAGCATTCCCCCAACGTCTACACATGTTTGTATCTTAA gtGTGTATCTGTTGCTGACATTTATTGTGTGTTCATTTGAGACGCTTGGCACTGTTGTCACGTGCAAATTGCATGAATGTAGTAACAAAGGAGAAAAGTTGGGAAAACGAATGCAAAAATTTGCTAGATTTCTAGCAAATGTGACTTTTTACAG GAAGAAATGTAAAGATGACGACAAAGATGAACCAGGGTCTTCTGGAGCATTGACACAACATGACGAAGAAAATAATTGTCCTAAGCAATTGTCAAAAGATGAACTAAAAAGCAAGGCATGGGAAAATGACCATACTAACGACCAGGAAAATCAAGATTGCATTCAATATGACTTTGATgaccttgtttatttatttgacaCTTTTCAGTtctatttttttaccattttaacGATGCTTATTACTTTGATTTCAATGATCGTGTTAAGTGCAGGTGGAGCAGCCTCGTCGTAG